GACCTCCAGCTCGATGGTGCGCGCCGACAGGTTGTACAGGCTCTGCTCGGACACCAGGCCCATGAAGTGGCGTTGCGCGGCCAGCGTGTTGGCCTGCGCGATGTTCCAGCCCGCGAAGTTGCTGCTGCCCACGTACAGCACCTTGCCCTCGCGGACGAGTTGCTCCATCGCCTGCCAGACCTCTTCCCAGGGGGTTGCGCGGTCAATGTGATGCATCTGGTACAGGTCGATGTGGTCGGTCTTCAGGCGGCGCAGGCTGTCCTCGCACGCCTTGCGGATGTGGTACGCCGAGAGCTTCTGATCGTTGGGGCCGTCGCCCATCTTGCCGTAGACCTTGGTGGCCAGCACGATGCGGTCGCGGTTGCCAGGGTTGCTTTCCAGCCAGCGGCCCACGATCTGCTCGGTCACGCCCTCGCCGGGTTTGCGGCCATACACGTTGGCGGTGTCGAAGAAGTTGACGCCTCGCTCCAGCGCCAGGTCCATGATCCGGTGGCTGTCCTGCTCGGTGGTTTCCGGGCCGAAGTTCATGGTGCCCAGGCACAGTGGGCTGACTTTCAGGCCGGTGCGGCCCAGGTGACGGTAGTCCATCGGTGACGCCTCCTTGTGTGCGGTGTTCGTCCCGACGCTACACCCCTAGGCGGGGCAGCGTCATCCTGGCCATGCCTTCATGCTTGCGAGGGCTCATACGGATTCCGTTTGTAACGCGACAGACATCGCGACAGCTCCGATCTCTACACTCCACGTCCGGAACCCGTTTTCCTCATTCTCGCTGTCGTCGCGAACAGACGCCCATGACTGGAACAGCCCGCAGGGAGGACGCTGCTCCTCTCGCTCGGATTTTCAGGTGTTTTCAACACCTTTCAATCGGAGTCCGTATCAGGGGCACAGCCGAAGCCTCCGGGCGCCCTTGTCGTGGCCCATGACCTCCGTCGGCGCGCACCATCGACGGGTGCAAAGGAAGGGGCGGCCACCGAATTGCGGTGGCCGCCCCTGTGAATCTCGGCTGAACTTCAGTCGCTGCTCAGTTGCTGTTGCCTGAACCGTCCGGCCCCGGCTCTGGCCGCCTGTCCAGCGCTTCGGGGGGCGTTTCGTGCGTGATGACGCCTGAGCCGCTGCCCCCCAGCATCTGACGTAATTCCTCGATCACGGCGCGTTCCTTGTCGTTCACCCGTTCGCCGCCGATGCCCAGGAATCCGCCTTCGGTGGCGGCCTCGGCGGTGCGCTCGGCCACCAGCATCAGCATGTCGCGGTAGGCGGCGGCGTCTTCCGGGCTGGTCTTGGCGTTGAC
This window of the Deinococcus radiopugnans ATCC 19172 genome carries:
- a CDS encoding aldo/keto reductase, yielding MDYRHLGRTGLKVSPLCLGTMNFGPETTEQDSHRIMDLALERGVNFFDTANVYGRKPGEGVTEQIVGRWLESNPGNRDRIVLATKVYGKMGDGPNDQKLSAYHIRKACEDSLRRLKTDHIDLYQMHHIDRATPWEEVWQAMEQLVREGKVLYVGSSNFAGWNIAQANTLAAQRHFMGLVSEQSLYNLSARTIELEVIPACQALGLGLIPWSPLGGGLLGGALQKAEGGRRASENMQKQIEKHRPQLERYEALCRELGESPADVALAWLLHRPAVTAPIIGPRTAEQLEGALRALDIKLTEDTLKTLDDIWPGPGGQAPEAYAW